In Bacteroidales bacterium, the following are encoded in one genomic region:
- the rseP gene encoding RIP metalloprotease RseP produces MEVLIKIAQLLLSLSILVVIHEFGHYTFAKIFKTRVEKFYLFFNPWFSLFKFKRGETEYGMGWLPLGGYVKISGMIDESMDKEQMKKPPQPWEFRSKSSPQRLLIMLGGVLYNFILAFLIFASVLYIWGEEYLPNSNVKYGIVCDSVALNMGLQNGDKILSVDYNELDNFRTIVHKIILDDAKTIQIDRNGEKINIDIPEETISYLLKKPDFINTRFPISAFVIDGFVKDSPAKTAGLQKGDKITGINNNYFEFFDEFKEQITKNKNTEIILNITRGTNKLNIPVKVNELGMIGVAWDTKMFRDIFEYKKIEYGFFAAFPAGIKKGYNLGIDYLKQFKLLFQPKTKAYESLGGFITIGNIFPGVWDWKSFWFLTAFLSILLGVINVMPIPALDGGHVMFLLYEVISGRKPSDKFLEYAQITGMIILFSLLIYANGNDIVKLFNK; encoded by the coding sequence ATGGAAGTTTTAATTAAAATAGCACAGTTATTATTAAGTCTCTCAATATTAGTTGTAATACATGAATTTGGGCATTATACTTTTGCAAAAATTTTTAAAACAAGAGTTGAAAAATTTTATCTGTTTTTTAATCCATGGTTTTCGCTTTTTAAATTCAAACGCGGTGAAACTGAATATGGAATGGGTTGGCTACCATTAGGTGGTTATGTAAAAATATCAGGAATGATAGATGAATCAATGGACAAAGAACAAATGAAAAAGCCTCCTCAACCATGGGAATTTCGTTCAAAATCTTCTCCTCAAAGACTGCTTATAATGCTTGGTGGTGTATTATACAATTTTATTTTAGCTTTTTTGATATTTGCTAGTGTTTTGTATATCTGGGGCGAAGAATATTTACCAAACTCAAATGTTAAATATGGAATAGTTTGCGACTCGGTAGCACTAAATATGGGTTTACAAAACGGTGATAAAATTTTATCTGTAGATTATAATGAACTCGACAATTTCAGAACTATTGTTCACAAAATAATTTTAGATGATGCTAAAACAATTCAGATTGACAGAAACGGAGAAAAAATAAATATTGATATTCCCGAAGAAACAATATCATATTTATTAAAAAAACCCGATTTTATTAATACACGATTTCCTATTTCTGCATTTGTTATAGATGGTTTTGTTAAGGATTCACCTGCAAAAACAGCAGGATTACAAAAAGGAGATAAAATAACAGGAATTAATAATAATTATTTTGAGTTTTTTGATGAATTCAAAGAACAAATAACTAAAAATAAAAACACAGAAATAATCCTAAATATTACAAGAGGAACTAATAAACTTAATATTCCTGTTAAAGTTAATGAGTTAGGCATGATAGGAGTTGCATGGGATACAAAAATGTTCAGGGATATATTTGAATATAAAAAAATTGAATATGGTTTTTTTGCAGCTTTCCCTGCAGGTATTAAAAAAGGATATAATTTGGGGATTGATTATCTAAAACAATTCAAATTATTATTTCAACCAAAAACAAAAGCATACGAATCTTTAGGAGGCTTTATAACTATCGGGAATATTTTCCCGGGTGTTTGGGACTGGAAATCATTTTGGTTTTTAACTGCATTTTTATCAATATTACTTGGTGTAATTAACGTAATGCCAATCCCTGCATTAGACGGAGGACATGTTATGTTTTTATTGTACGAAGTAATTTCAGGCAGAAAACCAAGCGATAAATTTCTTGAATATGCTCAAATCACCGGAATGATAATTCTTTTTTCATTATTAATTTATGCTAATGGTAATGATATTGTTAAACTTTTTAATAAGTAA
- a CDS encoding 1-deoxy-D-xylulose-5-phosphate reductoisomerase yields MKKRIAILGSTGSIGTQALEVVDNNPDEFEIEVLTARNNYKLLIKQAIKYKPNTVVIGNEKNYKLVSESLSKYPIKVFTGIDAISQIVEMSTIDIVLIAMVGYSGLLPTIKAIEAGKTIALANKETLVVAGELITKLTKEKNVNIYPVDSEHSAIFQCLVGETGNPIEKIYLTASGGPFRGKDLSFLKKVTKTEALKHPNWNMGNKITIDSATLMNKGFEVIEAKWLFDLKPEQIKVIVHPQSIIHSIVQFEDGSMKAQMGLPDMKLPIQYALGFPNRLKSDFKRFNFFDYPNLTFEEADTKNFRNLTICFDALKKGGNIPCIINAANEIVVEAFLNDKIGFVEMPDIIEKVVQEVAFIKNPDFNDYVNSDNEARIITKEIITNQYLK; encoded by the coding sequence ATGAAAAAAAGAATAGCAATATTAGGTTCAACAGGCTCAATAGGCACACAGGCATTAGAAGTTGTTGACAATAATCCTGATGAATTTGAAATAGAAGTATTAACAGCACGCAACAATTACAAACTGCTTATTAAACAGGCAATTAAATATAAACCTAATACTGTTGTAATAGGAAATGAAAAAAACTATAAATTAGTTTCAGAATCACTTTCAAAATATCCAATAAAAGTTTTCACCGGAATTGATGCAATATCTCAAATTGTTGAGATGAGTACAATAGATATTGTATTAATAGCAATGGTGGGTTATTCAGGTTTATTACCAACAATCAAAGCAATTGAAGCTGGAAAAACAATTGCTCTCGCAAATAAAGAAACTTTAGTTGTTGCCGGGGAATTGATAACTAAATTGACAAAAGAAAAAAATGTTAATATTTATCCTGTAGATTCTGAACATTCGGCAATATTTCAATGTTTAGTAGGAGAAACAGGTAACCCTATAGAAAAAATTTATTTAACTGCATCGGGAGGTCCATTTCGGGGTAAGGATTTATCATTTTTAAAAAAAGTAACAAAAACTGAAGCATTAAAACATCCAAATTGGAATATGGGTAACAAAATTACCATTGATTCTGCAACATTAATGAATAAAGGATTTGAGGTAATTGAAGCAAAATGGTTGTTTGACTTAAAACCTGAACAAATAAAAGTTATTGTACATCCTCAATCAATAATTCACTCTATTGTCCAGTTTGAAGATGGTTCTATGAAAGCACAAATGGGTTTACCTGATATGAAATTACCAATTCAATATGCTTTAGGGTTTCCAAATAGACTAAAATCAGATTTTAAACGTTTTAATTTTTTTGATTATCCAAATCTTACTTTTGAAGAAGCGGATACAAAAAATTTTCGTAATCTTACAATTTGTTTTGATGCTTTAAAAAAAGGTGGAAATATACCATGCATTATTAACGCAGCTAATGAAATTGTTGTTGAAGCATTTTTAAATGATAAAATAGGATTTGTTGAAATGCCTGATATTATTGAAAAAGTAGTACAAGAAGTTGCATTTATTAAAAATCCTGATTTTAATGATTATGTAAATTCCGACAATGAAGCAAGAATAATTACAAAAGAAATTATAACTAATCAGTACTTAAAGTGA
- a CDS encoding M23 family metallopeptidase has product MNNQKEKKKYIEKLKNKYRLVIFNDSTFAEVFSFRLSRLNVFAYFGIFIIIFIVTITILIAFTPLREYIPGYPDGNMRRNIIHNAIKVDSLENELRIRDQYLANLKNIIYGYKPKKHELQDDSVGNYKNIKFFKSKEDSLLRQQIDMEEQYNFSLFNDIKNNSNISNLNFYTPLKGLITNKFNLSESHYGIDIVASANENVAAILSGTIIISTWTLKTGNIIQIQHKNDLISVYKHNSELLKPVGSKVEAGEIIAVIGNTGELTTGPHLHFELWHKGIPVNPENYISF; this is encoded by the coding sequence ATGAACAATCAAAAGGAGAAAAAAAAATATATAGAAAAATTAAAAAACAAGTACAGACTTGTTATTTTTAATGATAGTACATTTGCCGAAGTATTTTCATTCCGTTTATCACGTCTTAATGTATTTGCTTATTTTGGAATATTTATTATCATTTTTATTGTAACCATAACCATATTAATTGCTTTTACCCCTTTACGCGAATATATTCCAGGATATCCTGATGGCAACATGAGAAGAAATATTATTCATAATGCAATAAAAGTTGATTCACTTGAAAACGAATTAAGAATTCGCGACCAGTATCTAGCAAATTTAAAAAATATAATATACGGTTATAAACCTAAAAAACATGAATTACAAGATGATTCTGTCGGTAATTATAAAAATATTAAGTTCTTTAAGTCAAAAGAAGATTCATTACTTCGTCAGCAAATTGATATGGAAGAACAGTATAATTTTTCACTTTTCAATGATATTAAAAATAATAGTAATATAAGTAATTTAAATTTCTATACTCCTTTAAAAGGATTAATTACTAATAAATTTAATTTGTCTGAAAGCCATTATGGAATTGATATTGTTGCCTCTGCAAATGAAAATGTTGCAGCTATTCTAAGTGGTACAATAATTATATCAACATGGACACTTAAAACGGGAAATATAATACAAATTCAACATAAAAATGATCTTATTTCAGTTTATAAACATAACTCTGAATTGTTAAAACCTGTTGGTAGTAAAGTTGAAGCAGGAGAAATAATTGCAGTAATTGGAAATACAGGAGAACTTACTACCGGACCACATCTTCATTTTGAACTTTGGCATAAAGGTATTCCTGTAAATCCCGAAAATTATATTTCCTTTTAA